A single Echinimonas agarilytica DNA region contains:
- a CDS encoding HvfB family MNIO-type RiPP peptide maturase: MNSLQMPSGSGLGLRREMLGEMLQKKPSNVDFFEVAPENWIPFGGKLAKQLKSLTEQYQFVTHGLSLSIGSPDPLDIEFVKKVKLFLDEHNIKVYSEHLSYCSAGGHMYDLMPIPFTSEAVNYVADRVKQVQDIIERPLVLENVSYYAAPGQQLSEIEFTKAVLEESNCGLLLDVNNIYVNSINHGYDALDYLKALPTERIIYGHIAGHFNEAEDLIVDTHGADVAAPVWELLEQAYRFHGVFPTLLERDFNIPEMSILTQEVERIRSYQHELGGMEQSA, encoded by the coding sequence ATGAATTCTCTGCAAATGCCAAGTGGCTCTGGCCTGGGCCTGCGACGTGAGATGCTGGGCGAAATGCTGCAAAAAAAACCATCGAATGTCGACTTTTTTGAGGTGGCGCCTGAAAACTGGATTCCATTTGGTGGCAAGCTCGCCAAGCAATTGAAGTCTCTGACTGAGCAATATCAGTTTGTGACTCACGGACTGTCACTGTCCATTGGTAGTCCTGATCCGCTCGATATTGAATTTGTAAAAAAAGTGAAGCTGTTTCTCGATGAACACAATATCAAAGTTTACTCCGAGCATCTGAGTTACTGCAGTGCCGGTGGCCATATGTATGACTTAATGCCAATTCCTTTCACATCGGAAGCCGTCAACTACGTGGCAGATCGGGTTAAGCAAGTTCAAGATATTATTGAGCGGCCTTTGGTACTCGAAAACGTCTCTTACTATGCGGCTCCAGGTCAACAACTCAGCGAAATAGAATTTACTAAGGCGGTGCTTGAAGAGTCAAACTGTGGTTTGTTACTGGATGTGAATAACATCTATGTGAATTCCATTAATCACGGATATGACGCTTTAGACTACCTAAAGGCATTGCCGACCGAACGAATTATATATGGGCATATTGCCGGTCACTTCAACGAGGCAGAAGATTTGATCGTTGATACCCATGGCGCAGACGTTGCTGCCCCTGTGTGGGAGCTGCTAGAGCAGGCGTATCGCTTTCATGGTGTATTTCCAACCTTACTTGAGCGCGATTTCAATATTCCCGAGATGTCAATATTGACTCAAGAAGTAGAGCGCATTCGTTCGTATCAACATGAATTGGGTGGTATGGAGCAATCGGCATGA
- a CDS encoding HvfC family RiPP maturation protein yields the protein MSQILSFQAHQHLFAEHLRNPESRPVPEGVEDRRMGIYRDLFFNNVKGFIDQAFPVLHSIMGEEAWLHEVKGFWAAHSSHSPYFIDISKEFLDYLISEREAKPTDPAFMIELAHYEWIELSVSVKHCVTLDKPIEAEQLVENTCLRVSDTAIALQYQFPVHQLKVDFQPEQPTEHGVYLVVYRDFEDDIQFLEINAVTAKLLELILASPGINLTQLQQPMCDFMPAYPAEQVASGALQVLQQLALRGIVRARVQP from the coding sequence ATGAGTCAGATTCTGAGTTTTCAGGCGCATCAACATTTATTTGCCGAGCATTTGCGCAACCCCGAAAGTCGACCCGTGCCAGAGGGGGTTGAAGATCGGCGCATGGGCATTTATCGCGATTTGTTTTTTAACAACGTTAAAGGTTTTATTGATCAAGCATTTCCCGTTCTTCATTCGATCATGGGAGAGGAAGCTTGGCTTCATGAGGTGAAAGGTTTTTGGGCGGCGCATTCAAGCCATTCTCCTTATTTCATCGATATATCAAAAGAGTTTTTAGACTATTTAATATCGGAGAGAGAGGCAAAACCGACCGATCCAGCCTTTATGATTGAGTTAGCTCACTATGAGTGGATTGAGCTCAGTGTGTCGGTGAAACATTGCGTTACGTTAGACAAACCAATTGAAGCAGAGCAGCTGGTTGAAAATACCTGCCTCAGGGTTTCTGATACTGCAATCGCATTGCAATACCAGTTTCCAGTGCATCAGCTTAAAGTTGATTTTCAACCGGAGCAACCGACTGAGCACGGAGTCTACTTGGTGGTGTACCGCGATTTTGAAGATGACATTCAATTCCTCGAGATTAATGCTGTGACTGCCAAACTTCTGGAGTTGATATTAGCATCGCCAGGAATTAATTTAACTCAGTTACAACAGCCTATGTGCGACTTTATGCCTGCCTATCCAGCAGAACAGGTGGCTTCTGGAGCTTTACAGGTACTTCAACAGTTGGCACTTCGGGGTATTGTGAGAGCGCGAGTTCAACCCTAG
- the apt gene encoding adenine phosphoribosyltransferase, protein MSEQYPFIKSSIKAVADYPKPGIMFRDVTSLLENPAAFHQSVDLLAKPFRDRGYTKVVGTEARGFLFGAPVALELGLGFVPVRKPGKLPRQTLSESYELEYGEDTLEIHKDSISPGDKVLLIDDLLATGGTIEATAKLVRQLGGEVTDAAFVVALPDLGGIERLQKLGIESHYLCEYNGD, encoded by the coding sequence ATGAGCGAACAATATCCTTTCATAAAATCCAGTATCAAAGCCGTTGCCGATTATCCCAAGCCTGGCATCATGTTTCGAGATGTAACTAGTTTGCTTGAAAACCCCGCAGCTTTTCACCAGTCAGTGGATCTTTTGGCGAAGCCATTTCGCGATCGAGGTTACACCAAAGTTGTAGGAACAGAAGCTCGTGGCTTTTTATTTGGCGCGCCGGTTGCCTTAGAACTAGGCCTTGGTTTTGTGCCTGTGCGTAAGCCCGGAAAACTGCCCCGTCAAACCTTGTCGGAAAGTTACGAATTGGAATATGGTGAGGATACGCTTGAAATTCACAAAGACTCCATTAGCCCTGGCGATAAAGTATTGTTAATCGATGATTTGCTCGCAACAGGTGGTACTATCGAGGCCACAGCCAAGTTGGTTCGTCAACTTGGAGGCGAAGTGACCGATGCAGCCTTTGTTGTGGCTTTGCCCGATTTGGGCGGTATCGAACGATTGCAAAAACTCGGCATTGAAAGTCACTATCTATGCGAATACAACGGCGACTAA
- the dnaX gene encoding DNA polymerase III subunit gamma/tau, protein MSYQVLARKWRPAKFSEVIGQSHVVQALTNAMQTGRLHHAYLFTGTRGVGKTTLGRILSKSLNCEQGPAAEPCGVCSSCVEIDEGRFVDLIEIDAASRTKVEDTREILDNVQYRPTRGRYKVYLIDEVHMLSRHSFNALLKTLEEPPPHVKFLLATTDPQKLPVTILSRCLQFNLKAMTVDQIGGQLENILQQESVPYEALAIGQLARAAQGSMRDALSLTDQAIAHGQGQLTDVSVTSMLGLLDRDHLKGLVQGLLSGSADQLMAKVSAIASFAPDYDKIIAELQSLLHRATLAAMAPSALSEQEPERDLLIQLCEQWVPEQIQLAYQILVQGRRDLSFAPDPRSGLEMTLMRILMFRPMQQTDLPKMDASFERHAPSVPAPEDLVAEAGLKPEASLTSDIAKADLGAPKKEPDGPVEISPPAEQEHSIEQPIIEPTTAEPVAVPQSQQQSDDVAPPSEFKQEPVVAERMPESPAMSGPQSATDGFDPNELMAMQEQDNTQATLEAQQDLIMSMAESQGFSPEGFVPETQADASRKVAIEQPEMMNSDAPSVAPISAQLQETESTRPSPESEQTVSVPAKPATPIDGLLQTRNKLRSQIKNIENQHRSADANAGATDVSRISAIAKQINQTDAKQPSDELPDEPADPEPERSQLSTTLEPNDIPPWEDQPLAEKANEADIAVPADVELNHSELELDAVQQEQPSSEVSDTALEGDLEPTEQIMVVPPEPYVVQKAWWEQLIDTLGFDALKRQLALDCHLNPVGDGYQLEVPVKARHLASEANINELVNKIHGYVGVNTPIEVINGAEIEAETPRQAQGRRVEERLEHAIATIQSDPVVHELTEAFDATVDHDTITPI, encoded by the coding sequence ATGAGTTATCAGGTGCTGGCGCGAAAATGGCGCCCTGCAAAGTTTTCTGAAGTCATTGGTCAAAGCCATGTTGTGCAGGCACTCACGAATGCGATGCAAACAGGCAGGCTTCATCACGCGTATTTATTCACTGGTACTCGTGGAGTTGGGAAAACGACGCTTGGGCGAATACTCTCTAAAAGCTTAAATTGCGAGCAAGGGCCGGCAGCAGAACCATGTGGTGTGTGCAGCAGCTGTGTTGAAATTGATGAAGGACGCTTTGTTGACCTCATTGAAATCGATGCTGCATCGCGCACTAAGGTTGAAGATACTCGCGAAATTCTTGATAACGTTCAGTACAGACCGACGCGGGGACGATACAAGGTCTATTTGATTGATGAAGTACATATGTTGTCTCGTCATTCATTTAACGCTTTGTTAAAAACGCTTGAAGAGCCGCCGCCGCACGTTAAATTCCTGTTAGCCACAACGGATCCACAAAAGCTGCCAGTCACCATTCTTTCGCGTTGCTTGCAGTTTAACCTGAAGGCCATGACCGTTGATCAAATCGGTGGTCAGCTCGAAAATATTCTACAACAAGAGTCTGTGCCATATGAGGCACTGGCAATAGGTCAGCTTGCTCGCGCAGCTCAAGGGAGCATGCGTGATGCTCTGAGTTTGACAGATCAGGCGATTGCTCACGGGCAAGGTCAACTTACAGATGTGAGTGTCACGTCGATGCTGGGCTTGCTCGATCGCGACCACTTGAAAGGCTTGGTTCAGGGACTTCTTTCCGGTAGCGCAGATCAGCTGATGGCTAAAGTGTCTGCCATAGCGTCATTTGCACCCGACTATGACAAGATCATTGCTGAATTGCAGAGCTTACTTCACAGAGCAACACTAGCAGCGATGGCTCCGAGTGCTTTGTCAGAACAAGAACCAGAACGAGATCTACTCATTCAGCTCTGCGAGCAATGGGTTCCAGAGCAAATCCAATTGGCCTATCAAATACTCGTTCAGGGACGGCGAGATTTATCATTTGCACCCGATCCGCGAAGCGGTTTAGAGATGACATTGATGCGGATCTTGATGTTCCGCCCCATGCAGCAGACAGATTTGCCAAAAATGGATGCATCATTCGAACGTCATGCTCCTTCCGTACCTGCACCTGAAGACTTAGTTGCGGAAGCAGGATTGAAACCTGAGGCGAGTCTAACGTCAGATATTGCTAAAGCTGATTTGGGGGCGCCAAAAAAAGAACCAGATGGACCTGTTGAAATCAGCCCTCCTGCAGAGCAAGAGCATAGTATTGAGCAACCTATCATTGAACCGACGACTGCAGAGCCTGTTGCCGTCCCCCAATCCCAGCAGCAATCCGATGACGTAGCGCCACCTTCTGAATTTAAGCAGGAACCAGTTGTGGCGGAACGAATGCCCGAGTCACCTGCGATGAGTGGCCCCCAATCTGCAACCGACGGATTCGATCCCAATGAACTCATGGCAATGCAAGAGCAAGACAACACGCAGGCTACATTGGAAGCTCAACAAGATCTAATCATGTCGATGGCTGAATCTCAGGGCTTTTCACCTGAAGGCTTTGTGCCAGAAACTCAAGCCGACGCGAGCCGAAAAGTGGCCATTGAACAGCCTGAAATGATGAACTCTGATGCGCCTTCAGTTGCCCCTATCTCTGCTCAGCTTCAAGAAACAGAGAGCACTCGCCCAAGTCCAGAGAGCGAGCAAACGGTGTCGGTTCCGGCCAAACCTGCAACGCCTATTGATGGTTTATTACAAACGCGCAATAAACTCAGAAGCCAAATAAAGAATATTGAGAATCAGCACAGAAGTGCCGATGCCAATGCGGGTGCTACCGATGTATCTCGTATTTCTGCAATTGCCAAGCAAATTAACCAAACGGATGCTAAGCAACCGTCTGATGAGCTTCCCGACGAGCCCGCAGACCCTGAGCCTGAAAGATCGCAATTAAGTACAACGCTAGAGCCCAATGACATTCCGCCATGGGAAGATCAACCTTTGGCAGAAAAAGCCAACGAAGCAGACATTGCAGTGCCTGCTGACGTTGAACTCAATCATTCAGAACTGGAACTTGATGCCGTTCAGCAAGAACAGCCCTCAAGCGAAGTCTCCGACACCGCATTAGAGGGAGACCTAGAACCGACTGAACAGATTATGGTGGTGCCCCCTGAGCCCTATGTGGTTCAAAAAGCTTGGTGGGAGCAACTGATCGATACGCTAGGCTTCGATGCATTAAAGCGTCAACTGGCTTTGGATTGTCATTTAAATCCGGTGGGCGATGGCTACCAATTGGAAGTGCCAGTCAAAGCACGTCATTTGGCGAGTGAGGCCAACATCAATGAGTTGGTCAACAAAATTCATGGATACGTGGGCGTCAATACGCCTATTGAGGTCATTAATGGCGCTGAAATCGAAGCTGAAACACCGCGTCAAGCACAGGGCCGGCGGGTTGAAGAGCGACTGGAACACGCGATTGCTACAATTCAAAGTGATCCTGTGGTGCATGAGTTAACGGAAGCTTTTGATGCCACCGTTGATCACGATACAATTACACCGATATAA
- a CDS encoding YbaB/EbfC family nucleoid-associated protein — protein MFKGGMGNLMKQAQQMQDRMAKAQEEIAKLEVTGEAGAGLVKITMTGSHSVRAVQIDESLMDDDKEMLEDLIAAACNDAARRVDETTKTRMADVTGGMNLPPGMKMPF, from the coding sequence ATGTTTAAAGGCGGAATGGGTAACCTGATGAAACAGGCCCAGCAAATGCAAGATCGCATGGCAAAAGCCCAAGAGGAGATCGCAAAACTGGAAGTGACCGGTGAAGCGGGAGCTGGCTTGGTTAAAATAACAATGACAGGGAGTCATAGCGTTCGAGCCGTACAAATTGACGAAAGTTTGATGGACGACGACAAAGAAATGCTTGAAGACCTCATTGCTGCTGCGTGCAATGATGCAGCGCGCCGTGTTGATGAAACAACTAAAACTCGCATGGCAGACGTGACCGGTGGCATGAATTTACCACCAGGTATGAAAATGCCGTTTTAA
- a CDS encoding DUF3413 domain-containing protein — translation MQTNYRENVSKIVGWGHWFTFCNVLIGVFVGFRYAWAGGWPTGIIDNAFLATYTVGHFAFLFFAGFIVLLFPLAFILPWWRLYRTVAIIVATAAQSLLLLDSQFYTSLGMHSNALLFELLFHADSEQQISMAWWKLGGTVLLLLALEIALANWLSLWRESRSRRVFGKRVTQVFFACFFAYNFAYAIADVNGHRGITRQQEFYPISFPLTAKTTLSKWGVTSSTETSEDGLNVRFHYPLAPIAASPNTNTNVVVVVVSSLRADMLNPTNMPYTTKLARQSLWSSRYYSSGKEHDSAMFGLLYGIPATYSRAAEYSLTPPAMTHWLKQNGYDLSLFSTRPTEQPTLYSDFETQYSPEQRVNAAIADTATLHHWQKYYEQTQDQAGFYLINLTGVQRYATPPGFSNPFQPDLEGVLLLDNNVQMDDDGLVNRYKNAVLHVDQLINLVSEHINFDNTILVITSDHGVNFNNTESAKHQHDFSPANVQIPFLMMGAGISPQVVDGLTTHYDFSATLVQMLTDKYVSTRNFSSGINLADVQRTAHHWLLLGQRNDFALIEPDRLTQVMKFGDYQIYDNLMEAQDKAKLRVAPMLEAVREMQRFSRD, via the coding sequence TTGCAAACGAATTACAGGGAAAACGTCTCTAAAATTGTTGGATGGGGACACTGGTTTACGTTTTGTAACGTTCTGATCGGTGTGTTCGTAGGTTTCAGGTATGCATGGGCGGGGGGCTGGCCAACCGGCATTATCGACAATGCGTTTTTAGCAACCTACACGGTTGGGCATTTTGCTTTTCTGTTTTTTGCAGGTTTTATTGTACTGCTTTTTCCTCTCGCCTTTATCTTACCTTGGTGGCGCCTATATCGAACCGTCGCCATTATTGTTGCTACCGCAGCACAGTCCTTATTGTTGTTAGATAGTCAGTTTTACACCAGCCTTGGTATGCACTCCAATGCACTGTTGTTTGAACTTTTGTTTCATGCTGATTCAGAGCAGCAGATTAGCATGGCTTGGTGGAAACTAGGCGGGACCGTCTTACTGTTGTTAGCGCTGGAAATTGCGTTAGCAAATTGGCTTAGCTTATGGCGCGAAAGCCGCTCACGAAGAGTCTTTGGTAAACGGGTCACTCAGGTGTTTTTCGCCTGCTTCTTTGCATACAACTTTGCCTATGCAATTGCCGATGTAAATGGCCATCGCGGTATTACTCGTCAACAAGAATTCTACCCTATCTCGTTCCCACTGACCGCAAAAACAACGCTTTCAAAGTGGGGCGTCACATCTTCAACAGAAACATCTGAAGACGGCTTAAATGTGCGTTTTCATTATCCGCTAGCGCCGATAGCTGCATCTCCAAATACCAATACAAATGTGGTTGTGGTGGTTGTATCGTCGTTAAGAGCAGACATGCTCAACCCCACCAATATGCCTTATACCACCAAGCTGGCTCGCCAAAGCTTATGGAGCAGTCGTTATTACAGCAGCGGGAAAGAGCACGACTCTGCAATGTTCGGTCTACTTTATGGCATTCCGGCGACATATTCCCGCGCTGCTGAATACTCGTTAACGCCACCTGCAATGACTCATTGGTTGAAACAGAATGGCTATGATTTATCGCTCTTTTCAACGCGTCCAACCGAGCAGCCCACGCTGTATTCTGATTTCGAGACTCAATATAGTCCTGAACAGCGTGTCAATGCGGCGATTGCCGACACTGCTACGCTGCATCATTGGCAAAAATATTACGAACAAACCCAAGATCAAGCAGGTTTCTACCTGATCAATCTAACGGGTGTGCAACGCTACGCAACCCCTCCGGGATTTAGCAACCCTTTCCAGCCGGATCTGGAAGGCGTTTTGTTACTCGACAACAACGTACAGATGGATGACGACGGACTCGTCAATCGATATAAAAATGCTGTGCTACACGTAGATCAACTTATCAATTTGGTAAGCGAGCATATCAATTTTGACAATACCATCTTAGTGATTACGTCCGATCACGGTGTTAATTTCAACAATACGGAGTCAGCTAAACATCAGCATGATTTCAGCCCTGCCAATGTTCAAATCCCATTCTTAATGATGGGGGCAGGAATATCACCTCAGGTAGTCGATGGCTTAACCACCCACTACGACTTCTCAGCCACCTTAGTGCAAATGCTGACCGACAAATACGTGAGCACTCGAAACTTTAGTAGCGGCATTAATCTAGCTGACGTACAACGCACCGCGCACCATTGGTTACTCCTAGGGCAGCGAAATGATTTTGCATTGATTGAGCCCGACCGTTTAACGCAAGTCATGAAATTTGGTGACTACCAAATCTATGACAATCTAATGGAAGCTCAAGACAAGGCAAAACTCAGAGTCGCTCCAATGCTTGAAGCAGTACGAGAAATGCAACGATTCTCGCGCGATTAA
- a CDS encoding DUF1414 domain-containing protein, translating to MPIQSKYTTEHVEELMSEIQHVFLKHESPVDLQLMVLGNTVSQLLMERVSANQRAGIAEQFGQVLQRAVNESH from the coding sequence ATGCCAATTCAATCTAAATACACAACAGAACACGTCGAAGAACTCATGTCGGAAATCCAACACGTGTTCTTAAAACACGAATCCCCAGTCGATTTACAGCTCATGGTACTGGGTAATACAGTCAGTCAACTACTAATGGAACGCGTCAGTGCGAATCAAAGAGCCGGTATTGCAGAGCAATTCGGGCAAGTATTGCAACGTGCAGTGAACGAATCTCACTAA
- a CDS encoding nucleoid-associated protein has product MSINLNHFIIHGLKHNSQDQFVCVFQEEELPQSDAANQLIEELHIRFNAKPSKGIGRFAEQSESQFVEQLAQWQEYPESYVGFSQQTIRAIGEKMHEYGLANDCYVLMAEYQYVAQRFLLIAELPIKEKVTCSDSLELSRLRFLDADAMQLAVRLDLMALESNDESNYAVFIKGRAGRKVADFFLDSLAIEEAVDRKAQAEELAQVVNDYCSQHVEQKDVQAELKKEVVSFCKEQQVAGEQVNVGELSHAISGPAEVSFSDFISGSESQLPDAIEPEIKTLQRMTRFSGTGKGVSISFDAALMGGRVRYDATYDRLTIDEIPPNLKEQILKQLQSD; this is encoded by the coding sequence ATGTCGATTAACCTCAATCATTTCATCATTCATGGGCTGAAACATAATTCCCAAGATCAATTTGTGTGTGTGTTTCAAGAAGAAGAGTTGCCTCAAAGTGACGCGGCTAATCAGCTTATAGAAGAGCTACACATTCGTTTCAATGCAAAGCCGAGTAAAGGCATTGGCCGTTTTGCTGAACAATCAGAGTCTCAGTTTGTAGAGCAACTTGCACAATGGCAAGAATACCCAGAGTCATATGTAGGTTTTTCACAACAGACTATTCGAGCCATTGGCGAAAAAATGCATGAGTATGGTTTGGCCAATGATTGCTATGTATTGATGGCTGAATATCAATATGTTGCGCAGAGATTCTTATTGATCGCTGAACTGCCTATTAAAGAAAAAGTCACCTGTAGTGATTCACTTGAGTTATCGCGACTTCGATTTTTAGATGCTGATGCGATGCAGCTTGCTGTGAGGTTGGATCTTATGGCTCTCGAATCAAATGATGAAAGCAATTATGCGGTATTCATCAAAGGTAGGGCAGGGCGAAAAGTCGCTGATTTCTTTCTAGACTCTTTGGCCATTGAAGAAGCAGTGGATCGCAAAGCTCAGGCTGAAGAGCTAGCGCAAGTGGTCAATGACTACTGTTCACAACATGTTGAACAAAAAGATGTGCAAGCTGAATTGAAAAAAGAAGTGGTGAGCTTTTGCAAAGAACAACAGGTGGCAGGTGAACAGGTCAATGTAGGGGAGCTTTCTCACGCGATCTCAGGGCCTGCCGAAGTGAGTTTTTCTGATTTTATTTCAGGCTCAGAATCGCAATTACCCGACGCGATTGAACCAGAAATTAAGACGCTGCAAAGAATGACGCGTTTTTCTGGAACAGGTAAAGGCGTATCAATCAGTTTTGATGCTGCGTTAATGGGGGGACGAGTGCGCTACGATGCAACTTATGATCGACTGACAATTGATGAAATTCCGCCCAATTTAAAAGAGCAAATTTTAAAACAATTGCAATCTGATTAG
- the malE gene encoding maltose/maltodextrin ABC transporter substrate-binding protein MalE, translated as MKNSLLATAVAVASLGMSASVAALEEGKLVIWINGDKGYNGLAEVGKRFEKDLGVQVVVQHPEGATDKFQQAASTGDGPDIFFWAHDRFGDWVSAGLLAPVEPSASTKSSIEDFAWDAVTVNGKLYGYPLSVEAVGLIYNKDLVPNPPKSFEEMPALDKELQKQGKHAILWDYANTYFTWPLLAANGGYAFKNENGSYDVNDTGVNNKGAKQGAAVIKKMIDDGMMPTGANYSVMESKFNSGEVAMMINGPWAWGNVEKSGINYGVTFIPSVGGSPAKPFVGVVAGALNAASPNKDLAKEFLENYLLNKEGLSAVNADVPLGAVPHKEYMKELATNPNIAATFANAQAGEPMPNVAAMGKFWSAMESALKNITSGRQEVDAALDTAAKRIVGK; from the coding sequence ATGAAAAATTCATTGTTGGCTACTGCCGTAGCTGTTGCTTCCCTGGGTATGTCTGCATCTGTTGCAGCGCTAGAGGAAGGTAAACTAGTGATTTGGATCAATGGTGACAAAGGCTACAACGGTCTTGCCGAAGTCGGCAAACGTTTTGAAAAGGATTTAGGCGTTCAGGTTGTGGTTCAGCATCCTGAAGGTGCGACTGATAAATTCCAACAGGCTGCTTCTACAGGCGATGGTCCAGATATCTTCTTCTGGGCACATGACCGTTTTGGTGACTGGGTAAGTGCGGGTCTTTTGGCGCCAGTTGAGCCAAGTGCATCCACAAAAAGTTCAATCGAAGATTTTGCATGGGACGCAGTGACAGTAAACGGTAAACTTTATGGTTACCCGCTTTCTGTTGAAGCTGTTGGTCTTATCTACAACAAAGATTTAGTACCAAACCCACCTAAGTCGTTTGAAGAAATGCCTGCGCTTGACAAAGAACTTCAGAAGCAAGGCAAGCATGCGATCCTATGGGATTACGCAAATACTTACTTCACATGGCCATTATTGGCTGCAAACGGCGGCTACGCGTTTAAAAATGAAAACGGTAGTTACGATGTGAATGACACCGGAGTGAACAACAAAGGTGCGAAGCAAGGCGCTGCTGTTATCAAAAAAATGATTGATGACGGAATGATGCCAACGGGTGCAAACTACTCTGTGATGGAGTCTAAGTTTAACTCAGGCGAAGTTGCCATGATGATCAACGGTCCTTGGGCTTGGGGCAACGTTGAAAAGAGCGGTATTAACTACGGCGTTACTTTCATTCCAAGTGTAGGCGGCAGCCCCGCGAAACCATTCGTAGGTGTTGTTGCAGGTGCATTAAACGCTGCTTCACCTAACAAAGATTTGGCAAAAGAGTTTTTAGAAAACTATTTGTTAAATAAAGAAGGTCTATCGGCAGTTAATGCTGACGTACCATTGGGTGCGGTTCCGCATAAAGAATACATGAAAGAGCTTGCAACAAATCCAAACATTGCTGCAACCTTTGCCAATGCGCAAGCGGGTGAGCCAATGCCAAACGTTGCTGCCATGGGTAAATTCTGGTCAGCGATGGAATCAGCTCTGAAAAACATCACTTCTGGTCGTCAAGAAGTTGATGCTGCATTAGATACAGCTGCAAAGCGTATCGTTGGTAAATAA